A stretch of the bacterium genome encodes the following:
- a CDS encoding LLM class flavin-dependent oxidoreductase, with the protein RVFAMKEIWTKREAEFHGQFVHFDKIWADPKPLQKPHPPIIIGGDGPTTFDRVVEFGDGWMPIMRPNRNPVERIPELRERLMKAGRDPKAAPVGIFYAPPKREALDTLAGAGVSRAIFGLPSEPRESALPRLDAYAKVMRN; encoded by the coding sequence CGCGTGTTTGCCATGAAGGAGATCTGGACCAAGCGCGAGGCGGAGTTCCATGGCCAGTTCGTCCACTTCGACAAAATCTGGGCCGACCCGAAGCCGCTGCAGAAACCGCACCCACCGATCATCATCGGCGGTGATGGCCCGACCACGTTCGACCGAGTCGTGGAGTTCGGCGATGGCTGGATGCCGATCATGCGCCCGAACCGCAACCCGGTCGAGCGCATTCCCGAGCTGCGCGAACGGTTGATGAAGGCAGGGCGCGATCCCAAGGCGGCGCCCGTCGGCATTTTCTACGCGCCGCCCAAGCGAGAGGCGTTGGACACGCTCGCCGGAGCTGGTGTCTCGCGCGCGATCTTCGGCCTGCCGTCTGAGCCGCGCGAGTCGGCGCTGCCGCGGCTCGACGCGTACGCCAAGGTGATGCGGAACTGA
- a CDS encoding Fur family transcriptional regulator, with protein sequence MWTDLRRRLAAQRGRLTPQRMAIYDAVVGRTTHPSVAAVHEEVRRRFPGVSPATVYATLDLFARLGLVQEVSGPIRRYDGRAGMHVNLVCSRCGRVIDVADSELEPLQRRAAARARFHVSAVRFELHGVCPRCRRRARRRTGGH encoded by the coding sequence GTGTGGACGGATCTGCGGCGGCGCCTGGCCGCGCAGCGGGGCCGGCTGACCCCCCAGCGCATGGCCATTTACGACGCCGTGGTGGGGCGGACGACCCATCCCAGCGTGGCGGCCGTGCACGAGGAGGTCCGACGGCGCTTCCCCGGGGTGAGCCCGGCGACCGTCTATGCGACGCTCGACCTGTTCGCCCGATTGGGGCTCGTCCAGGAAGTCAGCGGGCCGATCCGCCGGTACGACGGCCGGGCGGGGATGCACGTGAACCTCGTCTGCTCCCGGTGCGGGCGGGTGATCGACGTGGCCGATTCCGAACTGGAGCCGCTGCAGCGCCGGGCGGCGGCCCGCGCGCGCTTTCACGTGTCGGCGGTGCGGTTCGAACTGCACGGCGTCTGCCCGCGCTGCCGCCGGCGGGCGCGACGGCGAACTGGGGGACATTGA